From Halorussus lipolyticus:
GGGCCGGTCTGACGCTTTTGGACGCTCCGATGGCATTCTATGTCAGTCTGCAACAACCCCATAACAATGATAATTAGTTTCAAATACGACAGTATGCCGCCGCAGTCCCACACGTCCGACGCAGGGGTGGTCGTTCCGGCTATCCACGCGGCGAGTAGCCTCGCGTGCCTCCGTTCGCTCAGCGAGGAGGACGCCCGAACGATTGCTATCGCCGACGACCCGACCGCGCCGGGCCTCTCCTCGAAGTATTGCGACGAGACGATTACGGTGCCCGACCCCACCAGCGACTTGGACGCCTACGAGCGAAAGCTACTGACGCTCGCTCGGCGCGACGACGTTCGGACGATTATCCCCGTCCGAGAGGCCGATATTTACGTGTTGGCTCGCAACCGGGACGCGCTATCGAGCGTCGTCGGGACGCCGTGGCCCGACCTCGAAACGCTCCGAAGCGTCCAAGACCGGGTGCGACTGTTCGAGTCCGCCGAGGACGCCGGCGTCTCCACCCCGAGGACGAAAGTGCTGGACGAGTGGGACGACTGGGGGCGAGAGAGTATCGTCAAGCCGCGCTACACCCTCCACGCCAGCGAGTACGCCGAGGAGTTCGCCGAAAGCACGACCGAGACCCACTCGACCCAGTACGTGCCCGCCGACACCGAACCCGACCCCGAGGAGTTCGTGTCGAAGATGGGCCACGTCCCGCTGGTCCAAGAGTACGTGCCCGACTCCGACGAGTACGCCTTCTTCGCGCTCTACGACGAGGGCGACCCGGTTGCGACCTTCCAGCACCGCCAGCGCCGCGGGTGCAACTACTGCGGCGGCCCGAGCGCCTTCCGGGAGTCGGTCGATATTCCGGCGCTCGATTCGGCCGGCCGGCGACTGCTGGACGAACTCGACTGGCACGGGCTTGCGATGGTCGAGTTCCTCCGGAATCCAGCGACCGGCGACTTCGAACTCATGGAAATCAACCCCCGGTTCTGGACCTCGCTTCCCTTCACGGTGCAGGCGGGCGTCGATTTCCCGGCCTACTACTGGCGACAGGCCACGGGCGAGTCCGAGCGCATCGACGCCGACTACGAGGTGGGCACCGCGGGCCACCTCCTGCGAGGAGAACTCTGTCACCTCCACAGCATCGTCTTCGACGACTATCCCCTCGTGGAGCGCCCGTCGTTCGTCCGGTCTGCGGCCGAGGTGCTGACCTCGCTCGTCCGCCATCCCCGGTTCGACTACCTCGACCCGAGCGACCCGAGACCCTTCCTCCGGGACGTTCGCAACACGTTCGGCGCGCTGGTCGGCGGCGGGGAAGTATCAGACCCGCGGAAGGACTCGGCGGAGACCGACGCAAGCGACGCTCTCGGGACCGAAAGCCGACGACAGGCGGACGAGCGATTGGCCGACGAGCGACCGACCGGCGAGCGATTGGCCGACGAGCGACCGACCGGAGAACGATTGGCAGACAAGCGATTGGCGGGCGAGGCCCCGGCGTCGCCCGTCGGAGACGACCCCGAGCGCGAATCACGACAGCGAGCGATGGTGGACGGCGGTCAAAATCACGACGAAAGTCACGGATAATTATACTAGTCTGGAGCGACGAGTACCGAGCAGATGACGCGACCACGAGAAGGCGACACCCACACCTTCGAGCGCACCTTCACCCCCGAGGAGGTCCGCCAGTTCGCCGACCTCTCGGGCGACGAGCAGGCCCGGCACCTCGAACCCGACGACGAGGGCAGACTGCTGGTCCACGGACTGCTGACGGCCTCGCTCCCGACCAAAATCGGCGGCGACCTCGACGTGCTGGCGCGCTCGATGGAGTTCGAGTTTCACCGCCCGGTCTACACTGGCGAGGCCCTGACCTGCGAGATGAAAATCGACTCCGTGGCGGTGCGCGACGACCACTACGACCTCGGCGGGTCCGTCACCTGCTGGAACGAGCGCGACGAGGAAGTGATGACCGGGACCGTCGAGGGACTGGTCTGGAAGTAGGCCGGACTCGCCGACGAATCTCAGCGTTCGCAGTTTCGTCCTCGGGGCCTGTTCGACCGCCAACACCTGATAAACCGATAGATTAACATTGAATCCACGGCCGGTTTGGGACATGTTCCCGCCGGGCCACTACGGGATGGCGCTCGCGCTCTACGCCGTGGTGGGATACGCCCTGCTCTCGCGGGGATACGTCCGCGACGCCCTCTCCGGCGGGGGAATCGTCCTCTCGTACACGCTCTTTCCCGACGTTGACGGGCAGTTCGAGTTTCTGGTCCACCGAGGAGTAACCCACACCCTCTGGTTCGCGCTCGCGGTGGGCACCCTCTGCGTGCTGGTGGTGGGGTCCTCGCTGGCGAAGCGGCCTCGGCGCGAGGCCCTCCGGGGCGCGCTCTGGGCGTTCTTCCTCGGGAATTTCGCGGTGGTCGCCCACCTGCTCGCCGACCTGCTCAACCCGTGGGGCGTGATGCCGATTTACCCCGCCTCGCCCGCGCTCTACTCGCTGGATTTGGTGCGCGCGACCAACGACGCCGCCAACTACGCGATGCTCGCTGTCGGCGTCGGAATCGCGCTCCTCGCGTGGTCGCTCGGGCGGCCCGACGACGCTCGCCCGACCCTCGCCCGGCGTCTCTACCGCCGACTCCGGGGCGGGGAGACCGTGGCAGAATAGCTACTCGTCGTCTGCGTCGTCTGCGCCGTCTGGGTCGTCAGCGTCGGACTGGGTGGTGTCGTCGCCCTCGTCGGTTTCGGAGTCCGGGTCTGCTTCGTCGGCATCCACTTCCTCGGCCCCGCGTCTGTCACCGCGCTGGCGCTCCTCGAGTTCGTTCTTGATGGATTCGAGTTCGGCCTCCACGTCCACCTCGGCGCGGTCGGCGTGGTCCGACGATTCTGTTCCGTCCTCGTCGGCCTCGCTCTCGCCGTCTTCGCCCTCGTCGGTGAGTTCGATGGTCGTCGCGCCATCGAGGTCGGCATCGCGGTCCGCGCCCGGACGGTCCGGAGTGGAGCGGTCCGAATTGGTTCGGTCGCGGGCGTCGTCGTCGGAATCGGCGCTCTCGCGGTCGATGTCCCGCTCTCGCTCGCGGGACTCCTCGACCTCTCGGGCCTCGCGTTCCACTCGGTCGCGTATCTCGCGGTTGATGCGCCGGGCGTCGTCGAGGATGCTCCGGGCCTCGTCCTCGCGGGGCAGGTCGCTCTCCCGAATCGTCGTCTCCACGTCTTCGAGCGCCGATTCGAGGCGGTCGAGGGTGAGTCGGCTTGCATCGCTCGCCCGGCGTTCGAGTCGCCCGCGCTCCTCGTTCACGACGCTCCGCTCGGGGTCCAGCACCCGGATGACCTGTTCGAGGGCCTTCAGCGCCCGGATGTTGGCCTCCAGCACGGCGATGGCGGTCGGGATGGCGTACTCGCCGGTGAACGACAGGACCTCCCGCGGCGTCGGCGGCCGGGGCAGGCCGAGCGGCCCCTCCGGCGGGCGGCCCAACTCGTCGCGGAGTTCCCGGATTCGGGCTTCGAGGACCTCGACGCGCTCGTCTAGGTCTTCGTCGCTGGCGGGGTCGCGGCCGCCCCCGTAGTCGCGCGGGTCGTCGGGCGGGTCCCCATCTCGTCGGTCGTCGCGGTCGTCTCTCATGGCCGGGTCTACGTGTCGCGCCGTAAAGAGTTTGGCCGCTTTTCGGGGCCGGGATTCGGTTTGGCTCCTCCGTTTCGAGGTCGAATCGATTCCGGAAATCGGTAGTGAAGGCTAAGAGGAAGCTAGCTTCAGGCTTGAACACAGGCGTGACCGCAACCGCGCCGCGACCGCGAACCTCACGCCTCCCCAACCTCCTCGCTCACTCCCTGCGGTCGGTCGGTCGTCCCTCGCGCGCGAGGCGCGGCGCTCACAAGCGCCGCACCCGCACGCGCCAGCCGCAGTGGAAACAAATACAATTGTCTGACTTGTATATATGGTGTTTTAGTAAATAAAATTATTTTCTGAAGGCGCTCAGAATCCTTCGCGCAGGAATACATCGCGCTCGGGGAACATCGCCGTCAGGGCCTCGCGTGCTTCGGAATTGCGAATTTCGAGGCCCGCGAAGGCCTCGGCATCTGCGACCGAGTGGTAGCCGACGAAAACCTGCGAGAGCGCGCTCACGTCGGCGGACACGTCCGCGTCGGCAGTCGCGGCGGAGCCTTCGGTCGCGGGTTCGCAGGTCGCGCGGCCGTCGGCGACGGTGACCCGGAAAGTACCGTCGTTCCAGTCCGCGAGGGGGTCGGCGACCGAGAGGGTGAACTCGGCGTCGAGGTCGGCGGGGTACTCCAGCGCCTCGAATCCGGCGGGCACGTCCACGAGGCGGACCATCGGGCCGGGTTTGACCTCGCAGTCGATGTTCGCGGGGTCGTCGGCCAAATCGAGGAGGGTCGTATCCACCGGGCCGTTGATGCTCACGCGCTCGACCTGCGAGTCGTGGTTGGCGAGGAGTCGCAGGAGGTTGACGCGGGCCTCCCGGTCGGGGGCCACGAACTCGTGGGCGTCGAGTCGCTTGCCCTCGTCGGCGTCCTCGACGCGGTAGACGACGTAGCCCCGGAGTTCGCCGTCGCTCTCCCACCCGTAGGCGTAGGGGTCGGTCTCCACACTGCTGAAGGTGCGCTCGCGCCACCACTCGGCGGTGCGCTGGATGGAGAGCTCGTAGTCCTCGTTGTCCGCCGCGAGGACTTCTGCGAGGCGTTCGTACTCGTCGGCGCTCACGGGGCGGAACTCGCCGCCAGCGAGCGGGGACTCTCTGGCGAACGCGAGGGCCTCGGGGTCGCACTCGTACCGGGTCCACTTGTTCGCCAGTCCCCAGCCCTGTCGCTCGTAGAAGGGATGCTCGAACGCCCAGAGCGCCGTCAGGAAGTCGCCGCGCTCGCGGTACTCCGAGAGCGATTCGCCGAGGAGTCGGGCGACGTACCCCTGCCGGCGGTGTTGGGGCGGCGAGGCCACCGCCGACAGGCCGGGCATCTCGAACTGCTGGCCCCGAAGCGAGGTCTGGAACCAGTAGTGGCCACAGACGCAGAGCATCTCGTCGCCGTCGAACAGGCCTCTGTCCGCACCGGGTTGCTCGGTTGGGTCCCAGTCGTGGTCGTCCTGCGGCCCGTCTTCGAGACTGAAGGCGTAGTGAACGAAGTCCTGAAACTCCTTCTTCCGGTCGTCCGGAAGTTCGCGGTAGTCCATACCGAAGGCGGGTCCGGCCCGGACAAATAGGTTGCTCCGGTATGAGACAGGTTCTCAGACCTCCGACCAGCAAGAACTTTCCCGACTGCGCGACACGCCCAAATATGTCCTCCGATGCGCCGCCCTCCTCAGATTCGGCCTCGATTTCGGCCCGCGATGCCCTCGAATACGCCACCCGCGACGAGATGCTGAAACTCTACGGTGTTCTGGTCGTCGGATGGGTCGGGATGCTGGTCGGTCAGTTCGCCATCTCTGCCCGGAACTCGTTCGTCTCGTTCGTGGGCATCTTCGTCGTCCTCGGCAGTGTCGTCGCGTTTCTGGTCGGCGTCGTCGCAATCGCCCGTAAACTGCTGGTCGAAGCCAGCTAATTTCCGACCGCGCGCCGGTACTGGAGGGGCCACTCGATGTCGTCGTCAACGCCCAACTCCTCGCCAGCGTGGAGCGCGAAGTAGGGGTCTCTGAGGTGTTCCCGGCCGACGATGGCGAGGTCCGCCCGGCCGTTCCGAATCAGCGCGTCGGCCTGCGCGGGTTCCGAAATCCCGCCGACAGCGCCGACGAGCGCGTCGGTCTCCTCGGCCACTCGCTCGGCGTAGCGCACCTGATAGTTCGGGCCGGTCTGGGGAATCTGCTGGTCGGGGTGGATGCCCCCGGCGCTCACGTCCACGAGGTCGGCACCTGCCTCCGCGAGGAGGGGCGCGAGTCTGGCGGTGTCCTCGACGGTCCACGACTCGCGGTCCGGAAGCCAGTCGGTGGCCGAGACCCGGACGAACACGGGCTTGTCGCCCGGCCAGACCTCGCGGACCTCGGAGACGATTTCGCGGACGAGACGAGTTCGGCCTTCGAAGTCGCCGCCGTACTCGTCGTCGCGGCGGTTCGTCGCTGGCGAGAGGAATTCGTGGAGGAGGTAGCCGTGGGCCGCGTGGACCTCCGCGATTTCGAAGCCGGCGTCCCGAGCACGCTCTGCTCCGGCGACGAAGGCGTCCTTGACCGCAGAGATGTCGTCGGCGTCCATCCGCGCGGTCTGGGGCGGTTCGTCGTCCTCGAAGGGGTAGGGTACCTCGCTCGGCGCGATGGTCTCCCATCCGCCCTCGTCGGGTTGGAGGGGTTCGCTCCCGTCCCACGGCGGCGTCTTGCTGGCCTTCCGGCCGGCGTGGGCCAACTGGATTGCCGGGGTTGCTCCTCGGTCGGAGATGAACTCCGCGATGGGGGCGAGGGCCTCGGCATGGTCGTCGCTCCAGATGCCGAGGTCGTCGGGCGAGATGCGTCCTCGGGGTTCGACCGCGGTGGCCTCGGTCATCACGATGCCTGCGCCGCCAGTGGCCCGACTCCCGAGGTGGACCTGATGCCAGTCGGTGGCGAGACCGTCGCCCTCACAGGAGTACTGACACATCGGCGAGACCATCACGCGATTTCGGACTTCGGTTCCGCGAATCGACAGCGGACTGAATAGGTGGTCGCTCATCGGCCCACACTCGGGGCCGGGAATCTGAAAGGTCTCCGCTCGCCCACGTTTCTTGCCGGGGGTGCCGTTCCCTGCCGTGGATGTCGTCAGGGTTCCCTGCCGTGGGTTTCGTCAGGGTTCCCTGACGTGGGTTTCGTCAGGGTCCCCCGCTGAGGTACCGTCGAGGTTCTTTGTCGGCGGTCGCAGGACGTTTTTCAGATGTCCGAAATACTTATTGCACTTCTCGCCGTTATTGGTGAATTAATGTGTGGGGAGGAACGAAGGGGGAGTTCGAAAGCGACAGCGCGATTTCGCCATCGGTTGGCCGACCTCAAGCGAAACGGATGCAATATCCTGCTGGTCGGCACCGACGCGCTGGATTCGGCCTGCGAGCGACTCTTGGGAGAGTCGAGCGCCGGGCCGCGATACCGACTGTTCGTAACCACCGACGCCGGACCGCCGAGGGCACACGCGAGGCTCAAAGCGGTCCAGTCGGGACCGTATAGCGACGCCGCCGCGGTGGTGGACTGGGACGCCGACGTCCGAGGAGGCACCGCGACCAAACGCAGTCACACCGACCGCGAGGACTTCGACTCGCTGAGCGGGACCGGCCTGCGAGACTCTGGTGGCCCGTCGTTCCGCCAGCGCTCGGTCGATACCGGCGACCTCAGGGACCTCGGCACGGCCGTCGAGGAGGCCATCGAGGAGTTCCACGAGCAGGCCAACGGTCTCTCGCCGGCAGAGCTACGGCTCTGCTTCGATTCGGTGACGCCGCTGGTCGCCGACCGCGAGGCCCGAGACGTGCGCCGGTTCCTGCTAGGGTTGACCGAGACGGTCGAGAAGTACGACGGGATGGCCCACTACCACCTGCCCAGCGAGTACGACTCCGAGACGGTCGCGGAGTTAGAACCGCTGTTCGACGCGGTGGTCGAGGTCCGCCACGCCGACGGCGAGGTAGAGCAACGCTGGCACCTTCAGGACCCCGAAATCACGACCGATTGGGTGCCCCTGTAGGACGACCGATTGGTGGCTCTGTCGTCGCTTCGAGTCGTTCGGACGACACCGAAGCTTTCGGTCTCAACCCTTCGCGCCGCTCCCTGCGGCGACTTTCTGGCCGCGGTCGCGTTCGTGGCCGACGAACCACCTGTACTCTTCGAGGAGTCGCTTCCAGACTTTGGGGTCTGCACCCGGCGAATTCCGGTTTATCTCCCGAATTCGGCGGAGGTCACGCTCGGCGAGTCGGTCGAAGTGAGGCTTGCTGAGTAGTTCCCGGATGCCGCGGGACTCCTCGGTGCCCTCGATGCGCTGTTTCCGGCGTTCGCGGTCCTCGGCGACGAGTTCTCGGGGACTGAGGCTGTAGTAGTAGGATTCGAAGACGGGATACCAACCGCCGCTGACCGCCCGATTCGTGCAGGCCAACAGGGTCGAGCGGACCGCTTCGCGGGAGGGTCGGTCCGACTCGTCGCCGGCAGGTCGGGCCTGTTCGACCGCGGCATCGACCAGCGCGTCGTGGGCCGACAACAGCGTTCGGAGTTCGTCCACTCGCTCGCCGAGTTTCTCGGCCGTCTTGACCCGAAAGAGTTGCTCGGCGTCCTCGTCGTGCTTGAGGTACTTGCCCTTGGCGTCGTCCTCGTATTCGCGGGCCAAAAAGTAGCTCTCGTTGAGACCGACCAGCGACTTGAGGTAGGCCGACTTCTCGTCGTCGGCCTCGACGGGCAGGCGGACGACCTTCTGGCCGGCCGTCGAGAGCGCTTCGAGGAATCGCTCGCCGTCGTAGCGGACGTAGTTGTAACGTCCGTCGTTCTCCTCGACGAGGTACTTCGAGCCCGTAAAGAACGCTTTCGACACCATCTAGTGTTACCTGTGACAAGAAATTATACCGTAATAAACCTCCCGTGGATTATCAACCGCGAGAATCGACCGGGGAGAACCGAGTCGAGACGAGGCTACCAGAGCGTGAGCGAATCGTGGGCCAGCAGTCCGTCGATGGCGTGAGCGCGGGTTTCGAGGCCCACCAGTTGCTCGCGGAGCAGGTGGCCGGTGGCGTGGTCGCCGAGGCCCTCGGCTAGTTCGATGTGACTGCTGACGCTCTCTACGAGGTCGCCGTAGGCTTCGAGGTCGCTTTCGAGCGAGGCCCGCGCGTCGTAGACGTCCTCGCCCTCGAAGGGGACCGGACTGTGGCGCTCCAGCGCGGCCGGGCCGGTCACGGGCACCCCGCCGATTTCCCCGATTCGGCGGGCCAGCGCGTCGGCGTGGCGCTCGGCCTCGTCGGCGGCCTCGGCGAAGAACCGCCGGAGTTCGTCGGCCTGCGCGCCCGAGAGGGTCCAGTAGTGCTTGCGGAGTTGGTGATAGAGGACGTAGGTCGCCGAGAGGTCGGCGTTCAGGGCCTCTACGACCTGCTGGGCTTTCTCGGGGTCGAATCGGACCGCGTTTCCTTCGACGGTGCCGGCCTGCTGGCGCACCTGTCGCTGTTGGCTCATGTGGGTTGCTCCTCCTGAACCGGGTACCATCGGCGGGCGCTTAAGCCTACTCGCGGATTGGACGGACACGAGCAGAATCGATATTCGCGAACCGGCGCGCGGTGGTGCGACGCTGGTGGCGTCCCGCCTTGCGTGCGAGGGACGAGCGAACAGCGTGAGCGAGGAGGTTGGTGAGGCGTGAGGCCCGCGGTTGCGATGCGGGCGGTGCCGTGCGGGAGACGCCTTGACTCACGCCTGACGCTCGCTTTAGTCCCGTTTCACCATCAGTTGCTCCGACGAGCAGTCTCGTCTTCGGCTCCGCATCGCTCCGAAACAACAGACAACGACTTATAATTCTAAAAGACAATGGGAGATTTCCTAAAGAACGATTCTCAATTCTTAGAGTCATCTAGAACAGGGATGAACTCCCGGCACTCCGCCAGCACTGCCGGGTCCAAGTCGGCAATCAAATCGCGCTCGCTCCGGTTCAACCCGGCCTGCACGCTCCCGTCGGGCCGAACCACTCGCGAGCGTCCGGCGTACTCCGTCGGGTCGCCGACCGTACTCCGACCGGTCCGGCCCGCGCCGACGACCCAGCGAACGCCGTCGAGGGCGCGAGCGCGGACGAGGAGCTTCCAATTTTGACTGTGGACAGCGGGCCACGCGCCGACGACGAACAGCGCGTCCACCTCTGGGGTGGCGAAGGCCGCGCTCTCGCCGACGAAATTGAGGTCGTAGCAGGTCAGCAGGGCCGTCGTCCCCACAGGCGTCTCGACGGTGACGCGCTCACGGCCGGGTTCGAGGACCTCGCGCTCGTTCGCCCAGAGGTGGCGCTTGCGGTAGACCGTCGAGTCGCCGTCAGGGTGAAGGTACGCCGCGGCGTTGTAGTAGTTCGAGTTCCCGGCCTCGGCGAACCCGACGAGGAGCGCGGTGTCCTCCTCGACCGCGAGATTTCGGAGGCGGGTCAGCACCTCGCCGTCGCGGGCCAGCGCAGTCTCCCGGATTCGTTCGTCGCCAGCGAACCCGGTCAGCGCGTACTCGGGGAACAGCGCCACGTCCACGTCGGTGGGGAGACCGGCCACGCGCTCCTCGACGGTTTCGAGGTTCGCGGCCACGTCGAGGTCTGCGACGGCCATCTGGCACGCTGAGACCGTCGGGATGGCTTCTGGCGGGTCGGCGGCGGAATCGTCGTCGGCGTCGGTCATTGTCGGGTGGTGGCGGGCGCGAGAGAAAAAGCATCATTAATCCAATTTTGAGTAAATATTTTACCCGCGGAGCGCCAAGTGGGGTGTATGTCACAACAACCACTCCAGCGTCGAGAACGTCTCTACATCGACGGCGAATGGCTCGACGCCGACGACGTACTCGAAGTCACCGACCTCGCGGACGGCGGGTCGTTCGCGCAGGTCGCGTCAGCGAGTCCCGAGCAGGCCGACGACGCGCTGGCCGCCGCCCAGTCCGCGCAGGCCGAGATGCGCGAGACGACGATTCCCGAGCGCGCCGAGTGGATGGACCAAATCGCCGACGGCCTGCTGGAGCGCAAGGAGGAACTCGCCGAGGTCATCGTCCGCGAGGCCGGCAAGCCCATCTCCTCGGCCCGCGGCGAAGTCGAGTCCGCCGCCGAGCGGTTCCGCCGCGCCAAGGAGGAGGTCCGCGCACTCAAAGGCGAGTTCCGCGAGGGAACCACCGACGGTCACGAGGGGTGGAAGGCCATCGTCAAACACGAACCCGTCGGCACCGTGCTGGCCATCACGCCCTACAACTACCCCCTCTCGACCACCGCGCTGTCGGTCGCACCCGCCATGGCTGGTGGGAACTCGGTCATCCTCAAGCCCGCCAGCGACACCCCCGTCAGCGCCGCGATTCTGGCCGACGTGGTTTCGGAGGTGGACCTGCCGGACGGCGCGTTCAACTTCGTGCCCGGTAGCGCCAGCGACATCGGCGACGTCCTCTCGGGCGACGACCGCATCAACGCCATCTCGATGACTGGTTCCAGCGGGGCCGGCAAGCACGTCGCCAAGGAGAGCGGCATGGTGAATCTCCACATGGAACTGGGCGGTAACGCCCCGGCAGTCGTCTTCCCCGACGCCGACTTGGCCGACGTGGCGGGCCAGTGCGCCAAGGGGTCGTTCAAGTACGCCGGACAGCGGTGTTCCGCCGTGAGCCGCGTGCTGGCCCACGAGGAGGTCCACGACGAAATCGTGGACCTCCTCGAAGCCGAGATGGACAGTTGGCAACCCGGCGACCTGTTCGAGGACGACACCACGATGGGGCCGCTCATCAACGAGGGCCAAGCCGAGTGGGTCGAGGAACTGGTCGAGGACGCCGTGGAGAAGGGTGCTGACCTCGTTCGGGGCGGCGAGCGCGACGGCATTCACTTCGAACCGACCCTGCTGGCGAACGTGCCCCACGACGCCCGAATCGTCCACGAGGAGCAATTCGGTCCCGTCGCGGCCGTCACGACCTTCGAGGACGAACAGCAGGCCATCGAGATTGCGAACCGCGGGGACCTCGCGCTCGACGCCTCGGTCTTTACGAAGGACTACGACCGCGCGATGGAACTTGGCGAGAAGTTGGACGCGGGCGCGGTCCGCATCAACGGCGCGCCTAGCCACGGACTCGGCGACATCCCCTTCGGCGGCAACAAGGCCTCCGGTATCGGTCGGCAGGGGCTTCACACGACCATCGAGGAGATGGTCCGCGAGAAGAGCATCATCCTCTAAGCGCGGGACAGATTCGACTAACTTCGCCACTTCACTACTTCTCTACTTCTCGTCGGAGTCCAGTATCCGCCGGAGTCGCTCGGCCAGCGACTCGCGGAGGCCGCGGGGTCCCGACGAGTCGGAACGGGAGTCCGGCGGGCGTTGCGCTCCGATTCCGCCGGATTTCCGCACTCCCGAGTTCAGGCCCGGATACGGAAACCGGTGTGCGCGCCACGACTCGGGGAAGGTGTGTCGGTCCGGTCGGTCGAGTGGTTGCCCGGCGACGGTTTCGGCGTCGGCCCGCGAGTAGACCGCGCCGTCGGCGTGGAACAGGCCGTTGACTCGGCCCTTCTCGCGGGGATTCCGGAGGTACGCCGGGCGGAGCATCAGACTCCAGAAGAAGTCGCCGTCGATAGTGGGCCTCTCGTCACGGTTGTTGGCGTCCTCCTCGCGGAGGTCCCGCATCGTCGGCGCGAGACTGGCGAGGTTGGGCGCGAATCGGGAGGGCGGTTCTTCGAGGGTGCGTTGCCACTCGGTACACCAGAGGGGTTTGTCGGCGTCACCATCGCCGGCGTCGGCAGAGATTTCGTCGGCGAGTTCGCGCTGTTCGACAGCGTAGCGGCGCGCGGCGGTCGGATTCTTCGGGAGGTTCATGTGGAACTGGTAGGCGTCGAGACCACGCAGTCCGCCGAGAGCGTCGGTGTCGTACAACCGGGCGAAGCGCACGTCCTTGGTCCCCATCGTGAGGAGCGCGTCGGGGGCTTGCCGGCGGACCGCGCGAAGCGCGTCAAGGACGAACTCCCGGCGGGGTCGGACCTCTCCGGGTTCGTTCATGATTTCGGTGGCGAGGAGGCGGGCGTCCTCGGCGAACTCCTGCGCCCACCGCCGAGCGAAGTGGATGGGCGAGCGA
This genomic window contains:
- a CDS encoding aldehyde dehydrogenase family protein, yielding MSQQPLQRRERLYIDGEWLDADDVLEVTDLADGGSFAQVASASPEQADDALAAAQSAQAEMRETTIPERAEWMDQIADGLLERKEELAEVIVREAGKPISSARGEVESAAERFRRAKEEVRALKGEFREGTTDGHEGWKAIVKHEPVGTVLAITPYNYPLSTTALSVAPAMAGGNSVILKPASDTPVSAAILADVVSEVDLPDGAFNFVPGSASDIGDVLSGDDRINAISMTGSSGAGKHVAKESGMVNLHMELGGNAPAVVFPDADLADVAGQCAKGSFKYAGQRCSAVSRVLAHEEVHDEIVDLLEAEMDSWQPGDLFEDDTTMGPLINEGQAEWVEELVEDAVEKGADLVRGGERDGIHFEPTLLANVPHDARIVHEEQFGPVAAVTTFEDEQQAIEIANRGDLALDASVFTKDYDRAMELGEKLDAGAVRINGAPSHGLGDIPFGGNKASGIGRQGLHTTIEEMVREKSIIL